The following are encoded in a window of Paenibacillaceae bacterium GAS479 genomic DNA:
- a CDS encoding transcriptional regulator, TraR/DksA family, with amino-acid sequence MNHLKPSEIEKLKSALIQEKVELEAHFKINAETTEDGRPISMQNSDGELSSYDNHPADSGTETFERERDMALDEKLGKKLAQVNRALTLMEEGTYGLDAETGEPIAYERLEAIPSTRYNVQNVPEGESAPERPVEEQVMTLPPKGAGEGRQAAAGKFDDAGAWQALEDYGNASDTVNSQSEADASNELEKLR; translated from the coding sequence ATGAACCATTTGAAGCCATCTGAAATCGAGAAGCTCAAGTCAGCGCTGATCCAGGAAAAAGTAGAGCTTGAGGCTCATTTTAAAATAAATGCAGAGACAACCGAGGATGGACGTCCCATTTCCATGCAGAATTCGGACGGCGAGCTGTCCAGCTATGACAATCATCCAGCGGATTCGGGCACAGAAACGTTCGAGCGGGAGCGCGATATGGCGCTGGATGAGAAGCTCGGCAAAAAGTTGGCTCAAGTCAATCGGGCGCTGACTTTGATGGAAGAAGGGACATATGGCCTTGACGCTGAAACAGGCGAGCCCATTGCTTATGAGCGGCTGGAGGCCATTCCATCTACCCGCTACAACGTCCAAAACGTGCCGGAGGGGGAGTCCGCTCCAGAGCGTCCTGTTGAAGAGCAAGTCATGACGCTGCCCCCCAAGGGAGCTGGTGAAGGTCGTCAGGCAGCAGCAGGGAAATTTGACGACGCCGGGGCTTGGCAAGCGCTTGAGGATTACGGCAACGCCTCTGATACGGTTAATTCCCAGTCGGAAGCCGATGCTTCAAATGAGCTGGAAAAGCTTCGATAG
- a CDS encoding CubicO group peptidase, beta-lactamase class C family: MATGRMTAQELEKLQINPRMMEQLEKWKIKGVHAEQAGQELLHWNSSGEDRPAAILSCTKSVLSALIGIAIDQGIIGSVHDSIVPYLDGDDQELVHALRDDPRKRSITLEHLLTMTSGLDWPDFDKPYWELKEAKNPTAFVLGRPLAHELGDVFTYNSGGSQLLAIALERAAGESLSRFARRHLFRPLGIGPVRWNRLQGGQEGGAGLSVGMRDLAKLGRLYVQEGSWEGKQIVSADWVRQSVQPHHKGLLHYEPAVYGCYGYHWWVSPADKQPGPDFYFAFGYGGQYLFAVPSLDLTVVVRKSLDGRNKAILSRRVMEEFILPARMNS, from the coding sequence GTGGCAACAGGTCGTATGACGGCGCAGGAACTGGAGAAATTGCAGATCAACCCGAGAATGATGGAGCAACTGGAAAAATGGAAAATAAAAGGTGTGCATGCCGAGCAAGCGGGACAGGAGTTGCTTCACTGGAATTCGTCCGGGGAGGATCGGCCAGCGGCCATTCTCTCCTGCACCAAGAGTGTACTGTCAGCGCTGATCGGCATCGCGATCGACCAGGGAATAATCGGCAGCGTTCACGACTCTATTGTGCCATATTTGGATGGAGACGATCAGGAACTGGTTCACGCGTTACGCGATGACCCACGCAAAAGGTCAATTACGCTGGAGCATTTGCTCACGATGACAAGCGGTCTTGATTGGCCAGATTTTGACAAGCCTTATTGGGAGCTTAAGGAAGCCAAGAATCCGACGGCTTTTGTACTTGGGCGGCCGCTCGCTCATGAGCTAGGCGATGTCTTCACTTACAATTCAGGCGGCTCACAACTCCTTGCGATCGCACTTGAGCGCGCCGCAGGCGAAAGCTTGTCTCGCTTTGCACGACGTCATTTGTTCCGACCGCTTGGCATCGGACCGGTTCGTTGGAACCGACTTCAAGGTGGTCAGGAAGGCGGCGCTGGTTTATCCGTGGGTATGCGGGATTTGGCCAAACTCGGAAGATTATATGTGCAAGAAGGCAGTTGGGAGGGCAAGCAGATTGTTTCAGCCGATTGGGTGCGGCAGTCGGTGCAACCCCATCATAAGGGGCTGCTCCATTACGAGCCTGCTGTATATGGCTGTTATGGCTATCACTGGTGGGTTTCCCCCGCTGACAAACAGCCTGGGCCGGACTTTTATTTTGCGTTCGGTTATGGAGGGCAGTATCTGTTCGCCGTTCCTTCGCTCGATTTAACCGTTGTTGTTCGCAAAAGCCTGGATGGCCGCAATAAGGCCATTTTATCGCGCCGTGTGATGGAGGAATTTATTCTGCCTGCACGGATGAATTCATAA
- a CDS encoding Predicted N-acyltransferase, GNAT family, whose protein sequence is MLQAVEVTTQEQLDQCLAIRREVFVGEQGVSPDEEWDHYDESPQSCTHILLLDDGNPVGAGRLKPFGDGNAKLQRIAVLASCRGKGAGSHIVRAMEEAARKAGFKGSILDAQCQAKPFYVKLGYVPVSPDIFLDAGIPHIRMGRSWA, encoded by the coding sequence TTGCTGCAAGCCGTTGAAGTAACAACCCAGGAACAGCTGGACCAATGCTTGGCTATTCGCCGAGAAGTTTTTGTCGGGGAGCAAGGAGTTTCTCCCGATGAGGAATGGGATCATTACGACGAGTCGCCTCAGTCTTGCACGCATATACTGTTGTTGGATGACGGTAATCCCGTCGGCGCCGGTCGGCTGAAGCCGTTTGGCGACGGCAACGCAAAGCTGCAGCGCATCGCTGTTCTAGCTTCATGCCGGGGCAAAGGCGCCGGCTCTCACATCGTGCGAGCGATGGAGGAAGCAGCTCGCAAAGCCGGTTTCAAGGGCTCTATTTTGGACGCTCAGTGCCAGGCAAAGCCTTTTTATGTCAAGCTCGGTTATGTACCGGTATCTCCGGACATTTTCCTTGATGCCGGCATTCCCCATATCCGCATGGGCCGCAGCTGGGCCTAA